One Agrobacterium vaccinii DNA window includes the following coding sequences:
- the mnmA gene encoding tRNA 2-thiouridine(34) synthase MnmA, translated as MNTLDFDKKPEDTRIVVAMSGGVDSSVVAGILKREGYDVLGITLQLYDHGAAVHRAGSCCAGQDIDDARRVCETLGIPHYVLDYEARFRETVINPFAEAYAMGETPVPCVACNQTVKFADLLATAQELGADALATGHYIRSRLNPVPGHPNRRALYRPIDSDRDQSWFLFATTQEQIDYLRFPLGGLSKAETRELAEEMGLVVAKKADSQDICFVPQGKYTDIINKLKPNAALVGDIVHLDGRVLGRHDGIVHYTIGQRRGIGVATGEPLYVVHLDARGRRVVVGPREALETHRVYLRDMNWLGDGDLTSDAGEGFACFAKVRSTRPPAEAVLHVDEKGVYVDLSIGEAGVAPGQACVLYSAPGADARVYGGGFIERSERSPEAEASLKALLQNPVAA; from the coding sequence GTGAACACGCTCGACTTTGATAAGAAGCCGGAAGACACCCGGATTGTCGTCGCCATGTCCGGCGGCGTGGACTCCTCCGTTGTGGCCGGAATCCTGAAACGCGAGGGCTACGATGTCCTCGGCATTACCCTTCAACTTTACGATCACGGCGCTGCCGTCCACCGCGCTGGCTCGTGCTGCGCAGGGCAGGACATCGATGACGCGCGCCGCGTCTGCGAAACGCTGGGCATTCCACATTACGTGCTAGATTACGAAGCCCGATTTCGCGAAACGGTGATCAATCCCTTCGCCGAAGCCTACGCCATGGGCGAAACGCCAGTGCCTTGCGTTGCGTGCAACCAGACGGTCAAGTTTGCCGATCTCCTCGCCACAGCGCAGGAACTGGGAGCGGACGCGCTGGCGACCGGCCATTATATCCGCTCGCGGCTCAACCCTGTGCCCGGTCATCCCAACCGCCGCGCACTTTACCGCCCAATCGATAGCGACCGAGACCAAAGCTGGTTCCTGTTTGCGACGACGCAGGAGCAGATCGATTATCTGCGCTTTCCGCTGGGCGGTCTCTCCAAGGCTGAAACGCGTGAGCTCGCCGAAGAGATGGGCCTCGTCGTCGCCAAGAAGGCCGACAGCCAGGACATCTGTTTCGTACCGCAGGGCAAATATACCGATATCATCAACAAGCTGAAGCCGAATGCCGCTCTGGTGGGCGATATCGTCCATCTCGATGGCCGCGTTTTGGGTCGCCACGATGGCATCGTGCACTACACCATCGGCCAGCGCCGCGGCATAGGCGTGGCGACCGGTGAGCCGCTCTACGTCGTGCACCTCGATGCCCGTGGCCGCCGCGTTGTGGTTGGCCCACGCGAGGCGCTGGAGACACACCGTGTCTATCTGCGTGACATGAACTGGCTGGGTGATGGCGATCTGACCAGTGACGCGGGTGAGGGCTTTGCTTGCTTCGCCAAGGTGCGGTCCACCCGTCCGCCAGCCGAAGCTGTGTTGCATGTGGATGAAAAGGGCGTTTACGTCGATCTTTCAATCGGTGAAGCAGGCGTTGCCCCCGGCCAAGCCTGCGTTCTCTACTCCGCCCCCGGCGCAGACGCCCGCGTCTATGGCGGCGGGTTCATCGAGCGCTCTGAGCGTTCACCGGAAGCCGAGGCATCGCTGAAAGCGCTGTTACAAAACCCGGTTGCAGCCTGA
- a CDS encoding OpgC family protein — protein sequence MKRFDLIDGMRGYFLVFMLINHLVFAGGLWLMEINHRQFAFVEDAQGFVFLSGLLIGMVYARKMMKYGYEAGRDMIWSRALELYKYAMGLVIAVLFVRMIIPHAPYIWYNWLGMTSFDDPLRLAAIATFLFQPTFMDILPQYIVYMIFAPILVKLCLDGKWAYVMAGSLLVWMAGQLGLQQLFTTPLNELVKGADEQGIRVSFNLFGWQLVFYSALVMGAMTAQNKIAWTKIFSPQRSWIAKAALLVCLFFVPLRIATAWNLMPEFMMGKFSTMEIRADFGPVYLINFLAVGVGLTWLLIAGPKHHNPLVQKAAAAVIWVLSLKFLQLLGRHSLQVYVWHVAIVYGIYYLDGRTAELTQVEKTIIALVGVALLSLPALWRERDKWLGNGQKTAGA from the coding sequence ATGAAACGCTTCGACCTGATCGATGGGATGCGCGGGTATTTTCTCGTCTTCATGCTTATCAACCACCTCGTTTTCGCCGGTGGCCTGTGGCTGATGGAAATCAATCACCGGCAGTTTGCGTTCGTGGAAGACGCGCAAGGCTTTGTTTTTCTCTCCGGTCTTCTCATAGGCATGGTCTATGCCCGCAAGATGATGAAGTATGGCTATGAAGCCGGTCGCGACATGATCTGGAGCCGTGCTCTCGAGCTTTACAAATACGCTATGGGCCTCGTCATCGCCGTGCTGTTCGTGCGGATGATCATCCCGCATGCGCCGTACATCTGGTACAACTGGCTCGGCATGACGTCGTTTGACGATCCTCTGCGTCTCGCTGCCATCGCGACATTCCTGTTCCAGCCGACCTTCATGGATATTCTGCCGCAGTATATCGTCTACATGATCTTCGCGCCGATTTTGGTGAAGCTTTGCCTCGACGGCAAGTGGGCCTACGTGATGGCCGGTTCGCTTCTGGTGTGGATGGCCGGTCAGCTTGGTTTGCAGCAGCTTTTCACGACCCCTTTGAACGAACTGGTGAAGGGTGCCGACGAGCAAGGCATTCGTGTCAGCTTCAATCTCTTCGGCTGGCAGCTGGTGTTCTACTCGGCTCTGGTGATGGGTGCGATGACGGCTCAGAACAAGATCGCGTGGACGAAGATCTTCTCGCCACAGCGTAGCTGGATTGCCAAGGCAGCCCTTCTCGTGTGCCTGTTCTTCGTACCGTTGCGCATTGCAACGGCGTGGAACCTGATGCCGGAATTCATGATGGGCAAATTCTCCACCATGGAAATCCGTGCTGACTTCGGCCCTGTATACCTGATCAACTTCCTTGCCGTCGGCGTTGGCCTGACATGGTTGCTGATTGCTGGTCCGAAGCACCACAACCCGCTGGTGCAGAAGGCCGCTGCCGCGGTGATCTGGGTTCTGTCGCTGAAGTTTCTTCAGCTTCTGGGTCGCCACTCGCTTCAGGTCTACGTTTGGCACGTCGCCATCGTCTACGGCATCTACTACCTTGATGGCCGTACCGCAGAATTGACGCAGGTGGAAAAGACTATCATCGCGCTGGTGGGTGTGGCCCTTCTGTCGCTGCCTGCCCTGTGGCGCGAGCGTGACAAGTGGCTGGGCAATGGTCAGAAGACTGCTGGCGCCTGA
- a CDS encoding Tim44 domain-containing protein — MFAAFRRFKGLFAVAALGIAVSFVAVDMAEARRAGGGFGSRGTRTFSAPPATNTAPGQSAPINRSMTPNTNQATQPNAARPNTAQAPQQSRGMFGGMMGGLMGGLLMGGLFGMLMGGGFGGMAGFFGLLIQALLIGGLVMLAMRFFASRRQGQPAFGGVTGSNSARNDQSASQNNQGSFGGFKIPQMGSKATGAAVGATAAAAAMTPRGPAHANAASEGDEIGVTQGDLETFQKTLENVQAAYAAEDYSALRQLTTPEAMSYLAEELSDNATSGVKNDVRDVTLLQGDVAEAWHEEGKDYATVAMRYSAIDIMRDRNTGKVVQGDEHKPEESVEMWTFVRHDGSPWQVAAIQAAA; from the coding sequence ATGTTCGCTGCCTTCAGGCGCTTTAAAGGATTGTTTGCGGTTGCCGCACTCGGGATCGCCGTTTCGTTCGTCGCCGTTGACATGGCCGAAGCAAGACGTGCCGGTGGTGGTTTTGGTAGCCGTGGAACGAGAACGTTCTCCGCGCCGCCTGCCACGAACACCGCACCCGGGCAGTCCGCGCCGATCAACCGCAGCATGACGCCGAATACCAATCAGGCGACACAGCCGAATGCAGCACGTCCTAATACGGCCCAGGCTCCGCAGCAGAGCCGCGGTATGTTCGGTGGCATGATGGGCGGTCTCATGGGTGGCTTGTTGATGGGTGGCCTGTTCGGCATGCTCATGGGTGGCGGCTTTGGCGGCATGGCCGGTTTCTTCGGTCTGTTGATCCAGGCTCTTTTGATCGGTGGTCTCGTCATGCTCGCCATGCGCTTCTTCGCATCGCGCCGTCAGGGCCAGCCCGCTTTCGGCGGCGTCACAGGCTCCAACTCGGCCCGTAACGATCAGTCGGCTTCCCAGAACAATCAGGGTTCTTTCGGCGGGTTTAAAATCCCGCAGATGGGTTCCAAGGCGACAGGTGCAGCCGTGGGCGCAACCGCTGCTGCTGCGGCCATGACGCCACGCGGCCCGGCACATGCCAATGCGGCATCTGAGGGTGATGAAATCGGCGTGACACAGGGCGATCTCGAAACCTTCCAGAAGACGCTGGAAAACGTACAGGCTGCCTATGCTGCCGAGGACTACAGCGCGCTTCGCCAGTTGACGACGCCCGAAGCCATGTCCTACCTCGCGGAAGAACTGAGCGACAATGCCACGAGCGGCGTCAAGAACGACGTTCGCGATGTGACGCTGTTGCAGGGCGATGTTGCCGAAGCCTGGCATGAGGAGGGCAAGGATTACGCAACTGTTGCGATGCGTTACTCCGCTATCGACATCATGCGCGATCGTAACACAGGCAAGGTGGTTCAGGGCGACGAGCATAAGCCGGAAGAATCGGTGGAGATGTGGACATTCGTTCGTCACGATGGTTCGCCATGGCAGGTCGCCGCCATTCAGGCCGCTGCCTGA
- the serA gene encoding phosphoglycerate dehydrogenase: MAPRVLVSDELSETAVQIFRDRGVDVDFQPKLGKDKDKLAEIIGNYDGLAIRSATKATEKLIEAATNLKVIGRAGIGVDNVDIPAASRRGIIVMNTPFGNSITTAEHAIALMFAVARQLPAADASTQAGKWEKSKFMGVEITGKTLGVIGAGNIGGIVCSRAIGLKMNVLAYDPFLSPERAQEMGVTKVELDELLAQADFITLHVPMTDKTRGILGAENLAKTKPGVRIINCARGGLVDEAALADAIKSGHVAGAGFDVFEVEPATESPLFGLPNVVCTPHLGASTTEAQENVALQVAEQMSDYLVKGAVSNAINMPSITADEAPRLKPFIKLADVLGSFVGQVQESATKEIEILYDGATASMNTKALTSALLAGLIRPQVSDVNMVSAPIMIKEKGIILSEVKRDKTGVYDGFIKLTVKTENQVRSVAGTVFSDGKARFIQIKNINMDADVGQHMIYITNTDVPGMIGFMGTTLGEAGVNIANFQLGREKESGDAIALLYVDGPVSEDVLDKLRANPAIRQVKSLSFNVD; the protein is encoded by the coding sequence ATGGCACCTCGCGTACTCGTATCTGACGAACTGTCGGAAACCGCCGTCCAAATCTTCCGCGATCGCGGCGTAGACGTCGATTTCCAGCCAAAGCTTGGCAAGGACAAGGACAAGCTGGCCGAAATCATCGGCAACTACGATGGTCTGGCCATCCGTTCCGCCACCAAGGCAACGGAAAAGCTGATCGAAGCTGCGACCAACCTCAAGGTCATCGGTCGCGCCGGTATCGGCGTCGATAATGTCGATATTCCTGCCGCTTCGCGTCGCGGCATCATCGTGATGAACACGCCATTCGGCAACTCCATCACGACAGCCGAACATGCGATTGCGCTGATGTTCGCCGTTGCCCGCCAGCTTCCGGCTGCGGACGCTTCCACGCAGGCAGGCAAGTGGGAAAAATCCAAGTTCATGGGTGTCGAAATCACCGGCAAGACGCTGGGCGTTATCGGTGCGGGCAACATCGGCGGCATCGTCTGCTCGCGCGCCATCGGTCTCAAGATGAATGTTCTCGCTTATGACCCCTTCCTGTCGCCAGAGCGTGCGCAGGAAATGGGTGTGACCAAGGTCGAGCTGGATGAGTTGCTCGCACAGGCCGATTTCATTACGCTGCATGTGCCGATGACCGACAAGACGCGCGGTATTCTGGGTGCTGAAAACCTTGCCAAGACCAAGCCCGGCGTTCGCATCATCAACTGCGCCCGTGGTGGTCTGGTGGATGAGGCAGCGCTTGCCGACGCCATCAAATCAGGCCATGTCGCTGGTGCCGGTTTCGACGTGTTCGAGGTCGAGCCTGCGACCGAAAGCCCGCTGTTTGGCCTGCCAAACGTCGTCTGCACGCCGCACCTTGGCGCCTCGACAACGGAAGCCCAGGAAAACGTTGCGCTTCAGGTTGCAGAACAGATGTCGGATTACCTCGTCAAGGGTGCCGTTTCCAACGCCATCAACATGCCGTCGATCACCGCCGACGAAGCTCCACGCTTGAAGCCGTTCATCAAGCTGGCCGACGTTCTCGGCTCCTTCGTGGGTCAGGTGCAGGAGAGCGCCACCAAGGAAATCGAAATCCTCTATGATGGCGCAACCGCCAGCATGAACACAAAGGCGCTGACATCGGCACTGCTGGCCGGTCTCATCCGCCCGCAGGTGTCTGACGTCAACATGGTTTCCGCGCCAATCATGATCAAGGAAAAGGGCATCATCCTTTCCGAGGTCAAGCGCGACAAGACCGGCGTTTACGACGGCTTCATCAAGCTGACCGTGAAGACCGAAAATCAGGTCCGCTCCGTTGCCGGCACGGTGTTTTCGGATGGTAAGGCACGGTTCATCCAGATCAAGAACATCAATATGGATGCCGATGTCGGTCAGCACATGATCTACATCACCAACACCGACGTTCCCGGCATGATCGGCTTCATGGGCACGACGCTTGGTGAAGCGGGCGTCAACATCGCCAACTTCCAGCTGGGCCGGGAGAAGGAAAGTGGCGACGCCATCGCGCTTCTTTACGTCGATGGTCCCGTGTCCGAAGACGTGCTGGACAAGTTGCGCGCCAACCCAGCCATCCGTCAGGTCAAGTCGTTGTCCTTCAACGTCGACTGA